A region from the Microcella frigidaquae genome encodes:
- the gatC gene encoding Asp-tRNA(Asn)/Glu-tRNA(Gln) amidotransferase subunit GatC: MSEITPERVAYLAQLARIALTPDEIETLTGELGAIVDAVATVQQVATPDVPATSHPIPLTGGMRPDVPGVTLTTEQALAGAPDHDGSRFRVTAILGEEQ, encoded by the coding sequence ATGTCTGAAATCACGCCCGAGCGCGTGGCGTACCTCGCCCAGCTCGCGCGCATCGCGCTGACCCCCGACGAGATCGAGACGCTGACCGGCGAGCTCGGCGCGATCGTGGACGCGGTGGCGACCGTGCAGCAGGTGGCGACGCCCGACGTGCCGGCCACGAGCCACCCGATTCCGCTGACGGGCGGCATGCGCCCCGACGTGCCGGGCGTCACGCTGACGACCGAGCAGGCGCTGGCCGGCGCCCCCGACCACGACGGCAGCCGCTTCCGCGTCACCGCGATCCTGGGGGAGGAGCAGTGA
- the gatA gene encoding Asp-tRNA(Asn)/Glu-tRNA(Gln) amidotransferase subunit GatA, protein MSAAANSADLTRATAADLAARLAAGEVSSVEVTQAHLDRIAAVDGDVHAFLHVNAAALETAAQVDADRAAGVALPELAGVPIAIKDVLCTLDMPSTSGSKILEGWVPPYDATVVARLRAARMIPLGKTNMDEFAMGSSTEHSAYGPTRNPWDLERIPGGSGGGSAAAVSAFEAPVALGSDTGGSIRQPAAVTGSVGVKPTYGGVSRYGAIALASSLDQVGPVSRTVLDAALVHDVIGGHDSRDATSIPDAWPSMAEAARRGARGDVLKGLRVGVVRELRGESGGFQAGVKQRFEETLDLLAGAGAEIVEVSAPNFEYAVAAYYLILPAEASSNLAKFDSVRFGLRVEVPGGTVEDVMAATREAGFGPEVKRRIILGTYALSAGYYDAYYGSAQKVRTLIQRDFAAAFEKADILVSPSAPTTAFRFGEKLADPLAMYLNDVTTIPANLAGVPGMGLPMGLAPEDGLPTGLQLMAPAREDARLYEAGAAIEALLEAHWGGPLWAQVPALSGSASDGGAR, encoded by the coding sequence GTGAGCGCCGCCGCGAACAGCGCGGACCTGACGCGCGCCACCGCCGCCGACCTCGCCGCGCGCCTCGCCGCGGGCGAGGTGTCGAGCGTCGAGGTCACGCAGGCGCACCTCGACCGTATTGCCGCCGTCGATGGCGACGTGCACGCCTTCCTGCACGTCAACGCCGCCGCCCTCGAGACCGCCGCGCAGGTCGACGCCGACCGCGCCGCCGGGGTCGCGCTGCCCGAGCTGGCGGGTGTGCCGATCGCGATCAAAGACGTGCTGTGCACGCTCGACATGCCCTCGACCTCGGGCTCGAAGATTCTCGAGGGCTGGGTGCCGCCCTACGACGCCACGGTCGTCGCGCGGCTGCGGGCCGCCCGCATGATCCCGCTCGGCAAGACGAACATGGACGAGTTCGCGATGGGCTCGAGCACCGAGCACTCGGCCTACGGGCCGACGCGGAATCCGTGGGATCTCGAGCGCATTCCCGGTGGGTCGGGGGGTGGCTCGGCCGCTGCGGTGTCGGCCTTCGAGGCGCCCGTCGCGCTCGGCAGCGACACCGGCGGCAGCATCCGTCAGCCGGCCGCGGTGACCGGGTCGGTCGGCGTCAAGCCCACCTACGGCGGGGTCAGCCGGTACGGCGCGATCGCGCTCGCCTCGTCGCTCGACCAGGTCGGGCCGGTGTCGCGCACCGTTCTGGATGCGGCGCTCGTGCACGACGTCATCGGCGGGCACGACTCCCGCGACGCCACGAGCATTCCCGACGCGTGGCCCTCGATGGCCGAGGCCGCGCGCCGCGGCGCCCGGGGCGACGTGCTGAAGGGATTGCGCGTCGGCGTGGTGCGCGAGCTGCGCGGCGAGAGCGGCGGCTTCCAGGCCGGCGTGAAGCAGCGCTTCGAGGAGACCCTCGACTTGCTCGCCGGCGCCGGCGCCGAGATCGTCGAGGTCAGTGCCCCGAACTTCGAGTACGCCGTCGCGGCGTACTACCTGATCCTTCCGGCGGAGGCGTCGAGCAACCTCGCCAAGTTCGACTCGGTGCGCTTCGGCCTGCGGGTCGAGGTGCCCGGCGGAACGGTGGAGGACGTCATGGCGGCGACGCGCGAGGCCGGCTTCGGCCCCGAGGTGAAGCGCCGGATCATCCTCGGTACCTACGCGCTCTCGGCCGGCTACTACGACGCCTACTACGGCAGCGCGCAGAAGGTGCGCACGCTCATCCAGCGCGACTTCGCGGCCGCGTTCGAGAAGGCCGACATCCTCGTCTCGCCGAGCGCACCGACCACGGCGTTCCGCTTCGGCGAGAAGCTCGCCGACCCGCTGGCGATGTACCTCAACGACGTCACGACGATTCCGGCGAACCTCGCGGGCGTGCCCGGCATGGGCCTGCCGATGGGGCTCGCGCCGGAGGACGGCCTGCCGACGGGCCTGCAGCTCATGGCCCCGGCGCGCGAAGACGCCCGACTCTACGAGGCGGGCGCCGCGATCGAGGCGCTGCTCGAAGCGCACTGGGGTGGGCCGCTGTGGGCGCAGGTGCCCGCACTGTCTGGTTCTGCTTCGGACGGAGGGGCCCGCTGA
- the gatB gene encoding Asp-tRNA(Asn)/Glu-tRNA(Gln) amidotransferase subunit GatB: MARADLMDFDKALELFEPVLGFEVHVELSTTTKMFSDAPNPAFSANEVTDANTAITPVCLGLPGSLPVVNEQAVRYSISLGLALGCQIAPMSRFARKNYFYPDLAKNYQISQYDEPIAFEGTLEVELEDGTLVQVPIERAHMEEDAGKLTHVGGSTGRIQGAESSLVDYNRAGVPLVEIVTKPIFGAEHRAPELAKAYVSTIRDIVRALGISEARMERGNLRCDANVSLRPRGEQKLGIRTETKNVNSLRSVERAVRYEIQRQAAILAKGGTITQETRHWHEDTGTTSPGRPKSDADDYRYFPEPDLLPVVPSPALIDELRDALPEPPAARRRRLKEEWGFTDLEFRDVVNSGLLVEVADTVAAGASPQQARKWWTGEIARIANAQDAEPSSLISASDVAAVVELVESGALTDRLARQVVEGVIAGEGTPAQVVEARGLQVVSDDGALIAAVDAALAEQPDVLEKIREGKVQAAGAVIGAVMKAMGGKADAARVRELVLERAQG, encoded by the coding sequence ATGGCACGCGCAGACCTCATGGACTTCGACAAGGCCCTCGAGCTGTTCGAGCCGGTGCTCGGCTTCGAGGTGCACGTTGAGCTGAGCACGACAACGAAGATGTTCAGCGACGCGCCGAACCCGGCGTTCAGCGCCAACGAGGTGACCGACGCGAACACGGCGATCACGCCCGTGTGCCTCGGCCTGCCGGGCAGCCTGCCGGTCGTCAACGAGCAGGCCGTGCGCTACTCGATCTCGCTGGGCCTCGCGCTCGGTTGCCAGATCGCGCCCATGAGCCGCTTCGCGCGCAAGAACTACTTCTACCCCGATCTCGCGAAGAACTACCAGATCAGCCAGTACGACGAGCCGATCGCCTTCGAGGGCACGCTCGAGGTCGAGCTGGAAGACGGCACGCTCGTGCAGGTGCCGATCGAGCGCGCGCACATGGAGGAAGACGCGGGCAAGCTCACGCACGTGGGCGGCTCGACGGGCCGCATCCAGGGCGCCGAGAGCTCGCTCGTCGACTACAACCGTGCCGGCGTGCCGCTGGTCGAGATCGTCACCAAGCCGATCTTCGGTGCCGAGCACCGCGCGCCCGAGCTGGCGAAGGCCTACGTGTCGACGATCCGCGACATCGTGCGAGCGCTCGGCATCAGCGAGGCGCGAATGGAGCGCGGCAACCTGCGCTGCGATGCGAACGTGTCGCTGCGGCCCCGTGGCGAGCAGAAGCTGGGCATCCGCACCGAGACCAAGAACGTCAACTCGCTACGTAGCGTCGAGCGGGCCGTGCGCTACGAGATTCAGCGCCAGGCCGCGATTCTGGCCAAGGGTGGCACGATCACGCAAGAGACCCGTCACTGGCATGAGGACACCGGCACGACGTCGCCCGGCCGCCCGAAGAGCGACGCCGACGACTACCGGTACTTCCCCGAGCCCGACCTGCTGCCGGTGGTTCCGTCGCCGGCGCTGATTGATGAGCTTCGGGATGCTCTGCCCGAGCCGCCCGCGGCCCGCCGCCGTCGCCTGAAGGAGGAGTGGGGGTTCACCGATCTCGAGTTCCGCGACGTCGTGAACTCGGGACTGCTCGTCGAGGTGGCCGACACGGTCGCCGCCGGCGCGTCACCGCAGCAGGCCCGCAAGTGGTGGACGGGCGAGATCGCCCGCATCGCGAACGCGCAGGATGCGGAGCCGTCGTCTCTCATCAGCGCGAGTGACGTCGCCGCCGTCGTCGAGCTCGTCGAGTCGGGCGCCCTGACCGACCGCCTCGCCCGTCAGGTGGTCGAGGGTGTCATCGCGGGGGAGGGCACGCCGGCGCAGGTCGTCGAGGCCCGAGGTCTGCAGGTCGTCTCGGACGACGGTGCCCTCATCGCCGCGGTCGATGCGGCCCTGGCCGAGCAGCCCGACGTGCTCGAGAAGATCCGCGAGGGCAAGGTGCAGGCCGCCGGCGCCGTGATCGGTGCCGTCATGAAGGCGATGGGCGGCAAGGCCGATGCGGCTCGCGTGCGGGAGCTGGTGCT